The Kineococcus radiotolerans SRS30216 = ATCC BAA-149 genomic interval CGGGACGTCGCTGCAGATGATCGCCGACGAGATGGGCGTGACCAAGGCCGCCGTCTACCACCACTACCGCACCAAGGAGGAGCTCGTCGTCGGGGTGGTGACCCCCTTCCTCGACCGGGTCTCCGAGGTCCTCGAGCACGCCCGGACCCGCCGGGGGCGGCGGGCGCAGGTCGAGACCGTCCTCGAGGGCCTCGTCGACCTCGTCGTCGACGCGCGGCGGATGTACGTCGTCACGGCCGTGGACCCGGTCATCGCCCACCTGCACGAGCACCACCCGCGGATGCGCGAGGTCGGCGGGGAGATGCGCGAGCTGCTCGCCGGGCCCGACGCCGAGCCCGGGCGCCGCGTCGCGGTGGCCTTCTTCCTCTCCGGGGTCATCGGGCCGCTGGCCGACCCCACCTGCGGCGACGTCGACGACGACGCCCTGCGCGCGATGGTCATGGACGTCGGGCGGCAGCTCCTGCTGCCGCGCAGGGCCTCCAGGGGGTGAGTCCCGCTGATCACGATCGCCCTCCTCAGCGAGCTGCTCGTCGTCGTCGACTTCCTGGTGAAGGCCTGGGCCGTCGGCAGCGTGCCGGAGAACCGGCGCCCCGGGTCGTCGTCGGCGTGGCTGCTGCTCATCCTCTTCCTGCCCGTCGTGGGCCTGCCGCTGTTCTTCCTGCTGGGCAGCCCCTACGTGACCGGCCGCCGCCACCGGGTGCAGGAGGCGGCGAACCGGGCCATCGCCGAGCGGGTCGAGGAACTGCCGGACCTGCCGCCGGGGTTCGTGGCCGACGAGCACCTGGCCTCGGTGCTGGAGCTGAACCGGCGGCTCACCGCCCTGCCGTGCGTCTCGGGTGACCACCGGCGGCTGCTGCCCGACGGGGAGTTCGTCGCCGCCCTCTGCGCCGCCGTGGCAGCGGCGGAGCGCACCGTGGACGTCGAGTTCTACATCGCCGCCCTCGACGCGACGACGGAACCGTTCTTCGACGCCCTGCGCGACGCCGTCGCCCGCGGGGTGCGGGTCCGCTTCCTCTACGACCACCTCGGCGCGCGCCGGTACCCCGGCCACGCGGCCATGAACCGGCGCCTCACCGCCGACGGCGTCGAGTGGCACCGGATGATGCCGATCGACCCGCTGCGCCGGCGGTGGCGCCGCCCGGACCTGCGCAACCACCGCAAGCTCGTCGTCGTGGACGGCCGGACGGGTTTCGTCGGGTCGCAGAACCTCATCGACCCCGGGTACCTCGTCCGCAAGAACGTCCGCGCGGGCCGGCGCTGGGTCGACCTCAACGTGGAACTCACCGGTTCCGTCGTGCAGTCGCTGGAGGCCGTGTTCGCCACCGACTGGTACGCCGAGACGGGGGAGGTCCTCGACGAGGTCGCCACCCCGACCGCGCACACGGTGCCGGGCGGCTCGACCGGCGCCTTCCAGGTCGTCCCCTCCGGGCCGGGGTTCCCCACCGAACCGAACCTGCGGATGTTCACCGCCCTGATCCACGCCGCGACCCGCCGGGTCTCGATCGTCAGCCCCTACTTCGTCCCCGACGAGAGCCTGGAGCAGGCCATCACCACCGCGGCCTACCGCGGGGTCGAGGTCGAGCTGTTCGTCTCCGAGCGCGCCGACCAGTTCATGGTCCACCACGCCCAGTGCTCCTACTACGCGACCCTGCTGCGGGCCGGGGTCCGCATCCACCGGCTCCCGTACCCGGCGGTGCTGCACAGCAAGGTCCTCGTCGTGGACGGCGCCCGGGCGGTCATCGGTTCCAGCAACATGGACATGCGCTCCTTCAACCTCGACTACGAGGTGTCGCTGCTGGGGCTGGAACCGGACTTCGTGCGCCAGCTGAGCGAGGTCGTCGACGGCTACCGCGCCCGCTCGCGGGAACTCACGCCGGAGGCGTGGTCGCAGCGGCCGTACCGGCGGCGCTACCTGGACAACGTCATGCGGCTCACCGCCGCCCTCCAGTAGCGCGGCGGGCCCTTGCCCATCGGTTCGCGCAGGTCGACCATGGGCGCGTGTCCCCGTCACCACCCCCGCCGCCGGGACCGCTGGCCGAGGCGGAGCGCCTGGCCGCGGTCTCCGGAGCGGTGCGGGCCGGTGCGGCCGACGGGGGCGGCGACGGGCTGCAGCGGCTGGTGGCGATGGCCGCGCGGGTCCTGGACGTCCCGGTGGCGATGGTCTCCTTCATCACCGCCGAGGAGGAGGTCATCCAGGCGGCGGTGGGCCTGCCCGAGCCGTGGGCGTCGCTGCGCACCACCCCGCTGTCGCACTCCCTCTGCGTCCAGGTCGTCCGCGGCGACGGCCCGGTCGTCCTCTTCGACGCGCGCCAGGACCCCGCCTACCGCGAGCACGCGGCGGTGCTCGAGATGGGGGCCGGGGCCTACGCGGGCTACCCCCTGCGCCACGGCGAGCACGTCCTGGGGGCCTTCTGCGCCGCCGACTTCGCGCCCCGGTCGTGGTCGGAGGACGACCTGCGGCTGCTGGAGGACCTGGCCGCCGTGGTCTCGACCGAGCTGACGCTGCGCACCACCGTGCAGGAGCTGGAGGCGTCCCGGGCCCGGCTGGAGGACCTCACCCGGCGGCTGCACGAGCAGTCGCGCACCGACGTCCTCACCGGTGCGGCCAACCGCCGGCGGGTGCGGGAGGTGCTCGCCGACCACGTCGCCCGCCTGGAGCGCCACGGGGGCGACCTGGCCATGACGCTGATCGACGTGGACTCCTTCAAGCGCATCAACGACGTCGCCGGGCACCGGACCGGCGACGCCGTCCTCACCGAGATCGCCGCCCGCCTCCAGGACACCATCCGGCGCCCCGACCTGCTGGCGCGCGTGGGCGGGGACGAGTTCGCCGTCCTGCTGCCCGACACCGACCTGGCCGCGGCCGAGCACCTGGCGCGGCGCCTGCGCCACGTCGTCGGGGACGAGCCGGTGGCCGGGTGGCCGGTCACCGTGTCCACCGGCACCGCGGTCTACGACCCCGACCGGGGTCTCGAGCAGCTGTACGCCGACGCCGACGCCGCCCTGTACGAGGCCAAGGGCACCCGCGCCCGGGACGACGACGGCTGAGGACGCCGGGCGGGCGCCCCGCGGGTTCAGTCGGTGGCGGCGACGCGGATCGTCAGGCCGTCCAGGTACGACGCGACGTTCGCCCGGACCTGCGCGACGGTGTCGCCGCCGAACTTCTCCAGCACGGCGTCGGCGAGCACGAGCGCCACCATGGCCTCGGCCACGACCCCGGCCGCCGGCACGGCGCAGACGTCGGAACGCTGCGCGATCGCCTGCGCCGCACCGCCGGAGGCGGTGTCGACGGTGTCCAGGGCCCGCGGCACCGTCGAGATGGGCTTCATGGCCGCCCGCACCCGCAGGACCTCGCCGTTGGTCATCCCGCCCTCGATGCCGCCCGCGCGGTCGGTGCGCCGGCGCACGGTCATCCCCCCGGCGTCGGAACCGCCGTCGGTGCGCTCGATCTCGTCGTGGGCCTGCGAACCCCGGCGGCGGGCGGTCTCGAAGCCGTCGCCGACCTCGACGCCCTTGATGGCCTGGATGCCCATGAGCGCCGCGGCCAGGCGGGCGTCGAGCTTGCGGTCCCAGTGCACGTAGGAACCCAGGCCCGGGGGCAGGTCGTGCACGACGACCTCGACGACCCCGCCGAGGGTGTCGCCCTGGGTGTGCGCCTCGTCGATCTCGGCGACCATGGCCGCGCTGGCGGTGGGGTCCACGCAGCGGACCGGGTCCGCGTCGACGGCGTCGCGCGCGCCGCGCCCGGGGACGACGCCCGCCGGCGCGTCGACGGTGCCCAGCGAGACGACGTGGGAGACGACCTCGGCCCCCACCGCCTGCTCCAGGAAGGCGCGGGCCACCTCGCCGAGGGCGACGCGGGTCGCGGTCTCGCGCGCGGAGGCGCGCTCCAGGACGGGGCGGGCGTCGTCGAAGCCGTACTTCTGCATGCCGGTGAGGTCGGCGTGGCCCGGGCGGGGGCGGGTCAGGGGGGCGGAGCGGCCGCGGGCGGGCAACCGGCCCGGCTCGTCGTAGCGGCGGCCCTCGGCGTCGACGGGGTCGGCGGCCATGACCTCCGACCAGCGGGGCCACTCGGTGTTGCCGATGCGCAGCGCGACCGGGCCGCCCTGGGTGAGGCCGTGGCGGATGCCGCCGATGACCTCCAGCTCGTCCTGCTCGAAGTTCATCCGGGCCCCGCGCCCGTGCCCGAGGCGGCGGCGGGCCAGGGCGGCGCGGATCCGGGCGCTGTCGACCTCCACACCGGCCGGGAGGCCCTCGAGGATCCCCGCCAGCGCGGGTCCGTGGGATTCACCAGAGGTCAGCCAGCGCAGCACCCCATGATTCTGCCGCACCGCCGGAGCACCCGCCCCCACCGCGGGGGGCTCGGGGCCGGGCGCCCCGGGGGCCGCGGGTGGTTGCACCCGGTGGTGGCGGCGGGCAGGCTGTGCGGCGTCCGAGCGGTGCCGGTACCCGCCGGCTCCGGACCGCCGGCGCCCCCACGTCGTGAAGGAAGAACCCCGTGCTGCGTGCTCGCCCCTCCCACCGCCTCGCCTCCGCCGCCGCGGTCGTCGCCGCCACCGGCGCCGCGCTGCTCGCCGGCAGCTCCCCGGCCGCCGCGGCCACCTGCTCCGACGTCGACGTCGTCTTCGCCCGCGGCACCGGGGAGACCCCCGGCCTGGGCGTCGTCGGCGGGCCCTTCGTGCGCTCGCTGACCGGCGAGCTGTCCGACCGCACCGTCACCTCCCACGCCGTGGACTACGCCGCGAGCAGCTCCCAGGCCAGCGCCGGCCCCGGGGCCACCGCCATGAGCGCGCACGTGCGCGAGGTCGCCGCGGCCTGCCCCTCGACGCGCTTCGTCCTCGGCGGCTACTCCCAGGGCGCCACCGTCACCGACATCGCCCTCGGCATCCGCACCGGCACCACCACCGGCACCCCGGTCCCGGCCGAGCTCGCCGGGCGGGTCGCGGCGGTCGTGGTGTTCGGCAACCCCCTGGGCCTGAGCGGGCGCACCATCGCCACCGCCAGCTCCACCTACGGGCCGAAGTCCAAGGACTACTGCAACAGCAGCGACTCCGTCTGCGGCAGCGCCCCGAAGACCGGCACCGGCGGCCACCTCAGCTACGCGAGCAACGGGTCGACGACCGACGGCGCGCGCTTCGCGGCGGGCCTGGTGCGCGCGGCCGGCACGCCCACGACCCCGACCCCCACGCCCACCCCGACCCCGGTGCCCACCACCTGCGTGCGCGACAGCACCCGCGACCACGTCGCCGCCGACCGGGCGGTCAGCCTGTACGGGCGCGCCTACGCGCGCGGCTCCCGCGACAGCCTCGGCGCCACGAGCAGCTACAACGTCGTCTCGCTGCAGCAGGTCGAGGGCGGCTGGCGGCTCGTCACCGCCTGCTGACCGCGTGCCGCGACCTCGCCGCTCAGTCGGCGAGGTCGCTGAGCAGCGGGTCGACCCGGTAGGGCACGAGCTCGCGCATGGCCAGCGAGGTCCGGGTCCGCACGACGCCGGGGATGGACAGCAGCTCCTGACCCACCCGGTAGAGGTCGTCGGCGTCGCGCGCCACGACGCGGCACATCAGGTCCCCGTCACCGGTGATCCCGTGGACCTCGAGGACCTCGGGGGTCTCCCGCAGCCGGCGCAGGGTGTCGTCCTGCTGCCCCTGGTGGATCTCGATCATGACGAACGCCGACACGGAGAAGCCCAGGGCGGCGGGGGCCAGCCGGCGGGAGAACCGGTGCAGGACGCCGTCGGACTCCAGCCGCTCCAGGTGCGCCTGGACCGTCCCCCGGGCCAGGCCCAGCTGGCGCGAGAGACCCAGCACGGTCGCGCGCGGATCCTCGTCCAGGGCGAGGAGGATCCGGGCATCGATGGTGTCGAGGCGGCGCACGAGTGACATCTTGACGCATCGGGGGCGCTACCGAGCGGACAATGTGCTCACTCGGGGCGCGGAGTCCCGACCTCGACGACCACGTCGTCCCCCACGACCTCGACGAGGTGGGTGCGGACGGGGACGAGGGCGGGCGGACCGGAGGGTTCGCCCGTGCGCAGGTCGAACGCGGAGGCGTGCCGGGGGCACTCCACCGCGCAGTCCTCCACCCAGCCCTCCGACAGCGACTCGTCGGCGTGGGTGCAGGCGTCGTCGATGGCGAACAGCTCGCCCTCCACGTTGAACACCGACACGGGGGCGGTGAGCTCCGGGCGGTCCACGCGGACCACCTCACCGGGGGGCAGGTCCGCCAGCGCGCACGCCACGATCCGGGTTCCAGCAGGCACGGGTCGAACTCCTCACGGCTCACGGGCAGGTCGGGGTGATCCTGCCACCCGGGCCGCACCGGGCCACCCGGACGGGCCCGCGCCCGTCAGGCGCTCCTGCGGGCCGGGGCCGCCCTCCCGGTGGTGG includes:
- a CDS encoding bifunctional 3-phenylpropionate/cinnamic acid dioxygenase ferredoxin subunit, whose amino-acid sequence is MPAGTRIVACALADLPPGEVVRVDRPELTAPVSVFNVEGELFAIDDACTHADESLSEGWVEDCAVECPRHASAFDLRTGEPSGPPALVPVRTHLVEVVGDDVVVEVGTPRPE
- the aroC gene encoding chorismate synthase — encoded protein: MLRWLTSGESHGPALAGILEGLPAGVEVDSARIRAALARRRLGHGRGARMNFEQDELEVIGGIRHGLTQGGPVALRIGNTEWPRWSEVMAADPVDAEGRRYDEPGRLPARGRSAPLTRPRPGHADLTGMQKYGFDDARPVLERASARETATRVALGEVARAFLEQAVGAEVVSHVVSLGTVDAPAGVVPGRGARDAVDADPVRCVDPTASAAMVAEIDEAHTQGDTLGGVVEVVVHDLPPGLGSYVHWDRKLDARLAAALMGIQAIKGVEVGDGFETARRRGSQAHDEIERTDGGSDAGGMTVRRRTDRAGGIEGGMTNGEVLRVRAAMKPISTVPRALDTVDTASGGAAQAIAQRSDVCAVPAAGVVAEAMVALVLADAVLEKFGGDTVAQVRANVASYLDGLTIRVAATD
- a CDS encoding phospholipase D-like domain-containing protein, whose product is MKAWAVGSVPENRRPGSSSAWLLLILFLPVVGLPLFFLLGSPYVTGRRHRVQEAANRAIAERVEELPDLPPGFVADEHLASVLELNRRLTALPCVSGDHRRLLPDGEFVAALCAAVAAAERTVDVEFYIAALDATTEPFFDALRDAVARGVRVRFLYDHLGARRYPGHAAMNRRLTADGVEWHRMMPIDPLRRRWRRPDLRNHRKLVVVDGRTGFVGSQNLIDPGYLVRKNVRAGRRWVDLNVELTGSVVQSLEAVFATDWYAETGEVLDEVATPTAHTVPGGSTGAFQVVPSGPGFPTEPNLRMFTALIHAATRRVSIVSPYFVPDESLEQAITTAAYRGVEVELFVSERADQFMVHHAQCSYYATLLRAGVRIHRLPYPAVLHSKVLVVDGARAVIGSSNMDMRSFNLDYEVSLLGLEPDFVRQLSEVVDGYRARSRELTPEAWSQRPYRRRYLDNVMRLTAALQ
- the cut gene encoding cutinase — encoded protein: MLRARPSHRLASAAAVVAATGAALLAGSSPAAAATCSDVDVVFARGTGETPGLGVVGGPFVRSLTGELSDRTVTSHAVDYAASSSQASAGPGATAMSAHVREVAAACPSTRFVLGGYSQGATVTDIALGIRTGTTTGTPVPAELAGRVAAVVVFGNPLGLSGRTIATASSTYGPKSKDYCNSSDSVCGSAPKTGTGGHLSYASNGSTTDGARFAAGLVRAAGTPTTPTPTPTPTPVPTTCVRDSTRDHVAADRAVSLYGRAYARGSRDSLGATSSYNVVSLQQVEGGWRLVTAC
- a CDS encoding GGDEF domain-containing protein, with product MSPSPPPPPGPLAEAERLAAVSGAVRAGAADGGGDGLQRLVAMAARVLDVPVAMVSFITAEEEVIQAAVGLPEPWASLRTTPLSHSLCVQVVRGDGPVVLFDARQDPAYREHAAVLEMGAGAYAGYPLRHGEHVLGAFCAADFAPRSWSEDDLRLLEDLAAVVSTELTLRTTVQELEASRARLEDLTRRLHEQSRTDVLTGAANRRRVREVLADHVARLERHGGDLAMTLIDVDSFKRINDVAGHRTGDAVLTEIAARLQDTIRRPDLLARVGGDEFAVLLPDTDLAAAEHLARRLRHVVGDEPVAGWPVTVSTGTAVYDPDRGLEQLYADADAALYEAKGTRARDDDG
- a CDS encoding Lrp/AsnC family transcriptional regulator: MSLVRRLDTIDARILLALDEDPRATVLGLSRQLGLARGTVQAHLERLESDGVLHRFSRRLAPAALGFSVSAFVMIEIHQGQQDDTLRRLRETPEVLEVHGITGDGDLMCRVVARDADDLYRVGQELLSIPGVVRTRTSLAMRELVPYRVDPLLSDLAD
- a CDS encoding TetR/AcrR family transcriptional regulator; this encodes MTATVGDARPAGPGRTRLHEAALRLFADHGVNGTSLQMIADEMGVTKAAVYHHYRTKEELVVGVVTPFLDRVSEVLEHARTRRGRRAQVETVLEGLVDLVVDARRMYVVTAVDPVIAHLHEHHPRMREVGGEMRELLAGPDAEPGRRVAVAFFLSGVIGPLADPTCGDVDDDALRAMVMDVGRQLLLPRRASRG